Part of the Tenacibaculum sp. SZ-18 genome, TTTTAGAGATGATGAAGAAAGTCTAAGACGTTATGGATTGGTAAGACAGTCTCTTATTAATTATGAAAATACAAATGTGTTTTATGATAACGGAAATACCGTTACAAGTATGTTAGAATGGAACGGTGTTAATGTTCACTCTGTGGTAGAAGGAAAAGTTAATGGGGCCTATAGAAAAGCTTATCTTGATTATACGGTTAAAAAGAACGGTGTGTATGAAAACAAAAGAACAGAAGCGATTACTTTAAACCCTAATTCAGTGAATGAATATTTAATAGAATATTAAAATTACATTCTCGCTTTTTATATACATTTACTAGAAATAGTTTTTATGAAACGTTTGATTTTGATGGTTGTAATTTTATCTTTTATGAATTGCAAAACATCTACAAAAGAAAGCCTTAAAAAGCAGCCTATGAACTCAAAAATTGTTGTTGCTCATCGCGGAGCTTCAGGTTATTTACCAGAACATACAATGGAAGCCAAAGCCATGGCTTATGCAATGAATCCTGATTTTATTGAACAAGATTTAGTGCTGAGTAAAGATGATGTTCCTATGGTTATTCATGATATTTATTTAGACGATGTTACTGATGTTGCTGCAAAATTTCCTGAGCGAAAACGAGAAGATGGACGATATTATGTGATCGATTTTACTTTTGACGAATTGCAGAGTTTACATGTCTCTGAACGTTTTGACCCTAAAACTGGTGAACAATTTTATCCGAATAGATTTCCTAAAGGAAAAGGGAGTTTTAAATTACATTCTCTGCAACAAGAAATCGAATTAATTCAAGGACTGAATAAAAGTACGGGGAAAAGTATCGGAATTTATCCAGAAATTAAAAACCCTGACTTTCATCATAAGAATGGAAAAGATATTGCACAAATCACTTTAGAGGTTCTATCAGAATATGGATATACTTCTAAGGAAGATGATTGCATCTTTCAATGTTTCGATGCTAAAGAATTGGAACGTGTTCGAAAGGAGTTAAAATCCGAATTGTTTTTAGTACAATTAATAGAGTTCCCAAAAGAAACTAAACAGCTTGATTATTTTGCTACTTATGCAGATGGAATTGGACCTTGGTATAAACAAGTTATTGATAAAAAGGTTAATGGTAAATGGCAATTTACTTCATTAGTTGAAGATGCTCATAAATTAGGCTTAAAAGTGCATGCGTATACGTTTAGAGCAGATCAGTTAGGTGATTTTTCTACTTTTGAAGAGCATGTAAACACTTTACTTTTTGAAGCCAACATTGATGGATGTTTTACTGACTTTCCAAACAAGGTGATTAAAATTTTAAAACGTTAAGTGTTCCTAAACGATAAATGATTCGTGTTTTTAGTATGATTTTCAAGTCGATTTTTTTCCTTTTTAACATTGGAAGTGTAATTGCATTCCATTTAAAACAAATGGTTTGCGGAAATTTCAATTTCTTTGATTCCTTTTTAACCTTAATTTTTCCGCCTCAACAAGTTATAGAATAGAAATAATTTAGTATTGAAGTTTCTTTGTGGTGTTATTGAATAATAACAGAATACATTTTTTAAGAATTACTATTAACACCTTTTATTATGACACTCAAGAAAATATTAATACTAAGTTTAGTTTTTGCATCAAATATGGTATTGGTTGCACAACACGATGTTTGCGAAAGTTCATCTTTAGACGATGATCTTTTAATGGAATTAAATACCATCGATAAATGTTTGAATGATCAAGAAAAGGTAAAAGCTTCTGAACCAAAAGTTAAAACGAAAAGATATTTAAGAACAAGAACAAGAAGAAGTTACTACCATAAACTACGTAAAAATATTCGATCTATTTCTTCTGTAAAAAACAAAGAGCCTAAGAAAGAAGTGAAAATTAAAAACGTCTATTTGGGTGAAGTTACCAATGAACCAACGTTAATAATACCAGAAGGAAAAACTAAATATTCAGGTAATTTAAGAGTTGTTTTAGAGGCTTATGTTGAAGATAATTTAGAATATCCACAGGTCTTAGAGCATAATGGAATTGAAGGAATTGTTTGGACAAGTTTTGTAATCGATACAAATGGAACGGTTAAAAATATCGTTACGTTAGGACCAACTAACGGAAAGTTATTAGAAAAGGAAGCAGCGAAAGTAATTAAAGAATTACCAAAATTCACTCCAGGTAAAATTGATGGTGAGTTAGTAAACGTAAAACACTTAATGGCAATTAAATTTGAAATGGGAAAATAATCATTACTACTATATATTACTGATAAATTGAGGCTTACGAAGTGCTCAAATTCTTGAAATTAGAATCACTTATTTGTTTAACTAAATGTAAGTTTTGTTTATTTTTTTCAGTGTGTCTGTACCTGAATACCCACCCTTTTTATTAAAATGCCAAGCTCTTGTTTAAGGGATTTTAATTTCATTAATGATTTGTTTGAGTATGGTCGTATTTTTTAGTCTATGTAACTTCATCAATAAAATTACTATGATTTTCTCCTTAATTACCACTTAGATGAGGTTACCTGTATTTCAACGTCATCTTATTGTTTTTCAAAGGTTTATTGTTTTTTATATAGTATTTTTTATTTATACTAAACTATGTTAAGAAAGATAATTGGATTATTATTATTGGGTTTAGGAGGTCTTTTGCTTGTTTCTCCACATCTTGTTGATGAATTATTTTACGCCGCCGGATTTGGAGATGATAAACCTATTTTCGAGTTAGAAACATTAATGTTTATATTTATAAACTTTGTGTGTTACACGTTCATTTTCTACTTGATTTATGAAGGTTTTCAATTATTAAAAAGTAATAATCCTAACATATAATAATCGCCTGTAGTTGATATAGAAATTTTAATTAGAAATCATGTTCGAAAATATCTAGATGAAATAAAAAAATCCCGCGTTAAACGAGATTTTTTACACTATTTATTCTTAAGATTACTCTTGAACATTCAATTGAATACTTAATTCTTGTAATTGCTCTTTGTCAATAGTTGCAGGTGCATCAATCATCACATCTCTACCAGAATTATTCTTTGGAAATGCAATAAAATCACGAATTGTTTCTTGTCCACCCAAAATAGCAACCAATCTATCTAAACCAAAAGCTAAACCACCATGAGGAGGAGCACCATATTCAAATGCGTCCATTAAGAAACCAAATTGCTCTTTTGCTTCTTCAGGAGAGAAACCTAAATGTTTAAACATAATTGCTTGATTTTCTTTATCATGAATTCTAATAGAACCACCACCAATTTCATTACCATTTAATACTAAGTCGTATGCATTTGCTTTCACAGCTCCTGGATCTGTATCTAATAATTCAATCTGACCAGGTTTTGGCGATGTAAATGGATGGTGCATTGCATGATAATGACCAGTTTCTTCATCCAATTCTAATAATGGGAAATCTACAACCCATAATGGAGCAAATTCATCAGGTTTACGTAAACCTAAACGCTCTGCTAATTCCATACGTAAAGCAGATAATTGTGCACGTACTTTTGAAGTTTTGCCAGATAAAACACAAATTAAATCTCCTGCTTTCGCTCCAGTAGTTTCTGCCCATTTAGCTAAATCTTCTTGGTCGTAAAACTTATCTACAGATGATTTAAAACTTCCGTCTTCATTACATTTTACATATACCATTCCTAAAGCACCAACTTGTGGACGCTTTACCCAGTCAATTAACTTATCAATTTCCTTTCTAGTGTATGAAGCTCCACCTGGAACAGCAATACCTACAACTAATTCTGCTTCGTTAAATACTTTGAATTCTTTATGTTTTGCAACTTCATTTAACTCACCAAATTGCATTCCGAAACGAATATCGGGTTTGTCATTTCCATATAAGCGCATCGCGTCATCAAACGACATTCTTGGAAATTTATCTACTTCAACACCATTAGTTTCTTTTAATAAATGACGAGTCATTCCTTCGAAAATTTCTAAAATATCTTCTTGCTCAACAAACGCCATTTCACAGTCTATTTGTGTAAACTCTGGTTGACGGTCAGCACGTAAATCTTCATCTCTAAAACATTTTACAATCTGAAAATATTTATCCATTCCACCAACCATTAACAACTGCTTAAAAGTTTGTGGCGATTGTGGTAATGCGTAAAATTGTCCTGCATTCATTCTTGAAGGAACTAAGAAATCACGAGCTCCTTCAGGAGTAGACTTAATTAAATATGGAGTTTCAACATCAATAAATCCTTTATCAGATAGATATTTACGAACTTCCATAGAAACTTTATGACGGAAGACTAAGCTGTTTTTTACCGGGTTACGACGAATATCTAAATAACGATATTTCATTCGAATATCTTCTCCACCATCAGTTTCGTCTTCAATTGTAAATGGCGGTAATTTTGCTTCGTTTAAAATGTTTAATTCAGAAACTAAAACTTCAATATCTCCTGTATCGATATTTGGATTTTTAGAAGCTCTTTCAATAACAGTTCCTTTTACTTGAATCACAAACTCTCTACCTAATGTTTTTGCTTTTTCCATTAAGTCTTTAGAAGTTCTCTCTTCATCAAAAATCAACTGAGTAATTCCGTAACGATCTCGTAAATCAACCCAAATCATGAAACCTTTATCTCTTGATTTTTGAACCCATCCTGCGAGGGTAACTTCTGTATTGATATGCGATGCTCTTAACTCACCGCAAGAATGCGATCTGTACATTTTCTATAATTTTAGATGCGCAAATTTAACTATAAATGTTAGTTTGTAAAAAATTACTAGAGTTTAGTTTTTAAGTTGGATAATCTATTTTTTTGTACTTCTAAAGTATGATTACAAATGACGATATCTGAATTCAAAAATAAACTACAAAATGAAGTTGCTACGATTGATTTTAAAGAAACAATTGAACTGATAGAAGGTAACTATAATTTTACTCCATCGGCATTTAAAAACGGTGAATTAGAAAATCAATCAACAGAAAACCAAGGATCTTGCAAAGTGTTTTCGTTTGCAATTCAAGAAGGATTATCAAAAGAGGAGACTTTAGCTTGTTTTGGTCAATACTATATTGAAGTTGTGAATGATCCAAAAGGAATAGGTCATCAAAATATCAGAAACTTTATGAAAACTGGGTTTGAAGGGTTAAGTTTTGAGAATGAGGTGCTAACTGAGCTATAATTTTACTGGTTTATCTAGAGGAAACATGGTCCGTTAAATAAGGTTAAAAGGTTGATTTACTTTTTATTTTGGCGTATTTTTAAGGGAAACCAGATCGCTAAGCTTATGAAAAATAAACTCTTATTATTTTGTTTGTTACTTACTTTTCAAATTGTTTTTGGTCAACATACAATTACCGTATTGAATTCAAAATCTAAGGAACCAATTCAATATGTTCACTTAAAGAAAAAGGGGAAAATTTATGTCACTGACAAGAATGGAAAGGTTTTAATAGAAAGGATAAAATCTAATGACAGAATTTTCTTGTCGCATGTAGAGTATTATGATAGAGATGTTTTATTCGGTGAAATTGTTAACAAATCAGTATTTCTTACTGAAAAAGACATTAAACTTTCGGAGGTTTTAATAACCAAAAAGAAGAATAAAGAACTAAATTTTGAAAAGTTGCCTGAGTTAGAAAAAGGCTTGCATGGATTTGCATCTGTTCTGTATAATAATAAAATCTATGTTTTTGGTGGAGATAAGTCAACATTAAGTGATGCAATGAGAATGGCATTACAGGAGTTAAGCGGAATGCAGGATGAAATAATAAGTATAAATGAGCTTATTTATAGAACGAATAGACGAATAAGTTATCAAGGTTATAGTAATAAGGTTCGTATTTATGATATAAAAAATAAGAGATGGTCTTCTTTAGAAAAACCGGTGCTTAAAAGAGCTTATCATAAAGCAGTTTTAATCGATGGAAAAGCGTACTTATTAGGAGGGAAAAAATTAGCAAAAAATAAGTCGAGGGAATATTTGATTAATGATATCGAGGTTTTCAATTTAAAAACAAATAAGTTAGAGAAATTAATTGATAGTAAGCAGAATGGAATTAATCAAGGCGTGGCAAAAATTGATAATAGTATTATTTTGGTAGGAGGGTCGGTAAAGAAGTTGAAAAAAGGAAGATTGAAATTTTCCAATAATGTTTCATTGTACAACACAAAAGAAGATAAATGGTATATAATTGGTAAGCTTCCTGACCCTAAAGAAACTGAATGTATAAAGGTTAATGATAAGTTGTTTATGATTGGAGGTAAAGGAACCGAGAAAATGAATCGAATTACTTCTTTCAATTTGAAAAATGGAAAATGGGAAATAGAGAAAGTGTTACCAAGATCAATGAAGATGCCTGCAATCGATAAAAAAGGAGATTTAATTTACATTTTTGATAAAAGCTTTTTCTATGAATTCAATACAAATACGAAGGGTTTAAAAGAGTATAAAATTGATCTTCCATACGAATCGAGTAAAATGTTTTTGGTTGACAATAAGTTTTATCTTTTAGGTGGTTTTGTGGAGGATCAATATCAAGTGAAGCCTTCAAAAAAAATGTACACGATTGATTTAAATGAATTAAATACAACGTTGTATGATGAGTACTAAATTCACTACATTGTGTATTTAAAATTCAAAGGGAAGTAACACATGTATAATGTACCAAATTATAAAGAGGATAACGTTGATGAGCTAACAAGTTTCATAAATCGTTATCCTTTAGCTTTTATAACGGGTTTAGATGAAAATGGTAGTTTTGTTGGAACTCATATTCCATTAATTGTTGAAAATAGAAATAATGAAATGTTTTTGGTCGGACATATGATGAAACAAACCGATCATTATCAAGCAATGTTCAAGAATAGTAGGGTTTTAGTAGTTTTTAATGGTCCAAATGGATATGTAAGTGCGTCTTGGGGAACTATTAAGAGTAAAGGTTCTACCTGGAATTATATGACGATTCACGTAAATGGAAGTGTTTCCTTTTTTGAAGGAGATAGATTGATCAACTTGATGAGAGATTTTACTTTGCAACATGAAAAAGGAGATAAAAATTCTCCGACAATATTCGATAACCTTACCGATTCTTATAAAGATCGATTAATGCCACATATAACAGGTTTTGAAATCAAGGTAGAAAAAATAGAAGGTGTTTTTAAGCTAAGCCAAGATGTAAATGAAGCAACATATTTAAATATTATGAAAGAGTTAGAAAAAAAGGAAGGTTTAGATAAGTTATTGGGAGAAGAAATGAAAAATAGAAGAGAACAATTCTTTTCATAGTTGTTATTGATAAATTAAGAAGTGATTTCAAAAAAATCTGACTATACTATTTTAATTATTTCTGTACTAATATTTTTATTATTACAACTTCCATATTTTGTTCAGATTCAATATCCATTCCGTTTATTAGGAACTTGGTTCCATGAAATGGGACACGGGTTAACTGCATTATTGGTTGGTGGAAAGTTTCATTATTTAGAAATTTATGCAAATGGAGGAGGTGTAGCGTATTCAACTGTTACTAATAAATTCATGTCGATTTCTCTAGCAAAAGCATTTACGGCTGCTGGAGGATTATTTGGGCCAGCAATTGCTGGAAGTATTTTAATTATGGCAGCCAGATCACAGAAACACGCTGCAATTTTATTCAGAATACTAACTGGAGTAATCGGCTTGTCATTAATTATTTGGATACGTTCTTACTGGGGAATAATTGCTTTGAGTGGTTTTGTTGTATTGTTTGTGATAATTATGTTTTTGAAGAATAAAAAAGTAGAAACAATTACTGTACTTTTTTTAGGACTTCAATGTATTCTTAGCACTTATCTTCAACTGAATTACTTGTTTACAAAACAATTTGAACGTAATGGTCAAGTATTGACTTCAGATACGCAAAACATAGCGGCAAATACATTTGGTACTTATTGGCTGTGGGGAGCAATAATTCTTCTTGTAAGTTTACTTCTACTTTGGAAAAGCATTCAATTTTATTTTAAAAAATAATTTTTTTAAGCGCGTATTTCAAATAATTTAAAATTGAACTTTTCAAACATGAGTTTTGTCATCGTTCGTCAGTTTTATGGGCAATAATTTTGTAATTAAATTAATACATATGAAACTAGATATACAGAAAATCCATTTCTAGGCAATTTATTTCAATTCCTCTTTCGGCACATGATAATTTAGATGTAGCAAATGTTGAAATTACAACTGCTTTGTCTGTGAATGAGATTTCACTTTATAATTTACAAAGAATATCGCAGCGGAAATAATTTTAGGAACAGCTAAAAACGGTGTCAAATTAGGAGGAGGAGCAGATTTAGGACATGTTTGGATAGTACCGTCAACTTTGAATTTACAGTATCAATGTTATGTAAGTGATTAAAAATTTTATGTAGATTCTGGTGTTTTTAATAAAACACTTAACCGTTTTGATAACGGAGATGCTTCCAATATGAAGTATGACAATTCATTTGGCTTTACTTTGCAAACTGGTTTTGATTATAATTTGAATGACAAATGGTTTTTAAACCTAGATGTAAAATAATTATTATCAACAGATGTAACTGTAGATACAGAGTCAGGAAATTTATCTTTAGAAGTTAATATTAATCCGTTTATTATTGGATTCGATGTTGGAATGAAATTTTAATTTTCCCTTTTATTTTTTTAATCTGATTATTTCAGATTTATTTCTTAATCCCTTTAGAATTATTGAGTTAAATGTTTTAAATAGCTTTTTAACCTAAAGTTATTTTTTATTTAAATAATCTATTCTGTCTTAAGTCGAGTAAAATAATCGTTGGCTGCCCTCTTTACTTTTGGAGCCAAAATTAATGTCGATATAACAGTTGGTATCGCCATCAAAGCATAACCACTATCAATTAAACTAATAACAAATTTTAATTCTGTAATTGATGCAATTACAATAGTAGCTACATACACATAGTTATAGTATTTGGCTATTTTGGAGTTTGTTAAAAAGCTCAGACAAGAGTAACCGTAAAATGAGTAGGTGAATAAGGTTGAAAAGGCAAAAATTAAAACACAAATTGTTAAAATAACACTTCCCATACCATAAGGAAGAACAGCATCAAAAGACGATAGCGTTAATGAAATTCCGTTTCCTTTAAAATTTTTCCAAATACCAGAAGTTAAAATAGCTAAAGCTGTTAAGGTACAAACTAGTAACGTATCGATTGCTGGCCCTAACATTGCCACCAAACCTTCTCTAATAGGTTCTTTAGTTTTAGCAGTTCCGTGCATCATTGGAGCAGTACCAATTCCAGCTTCGTTAGAAAAAGCAGCTCTTTTTACTCCAGTTATAATTAATGCTCCTAAAGCACCTCCCATAACAGCGTTACCAGAAAAAGCATCAGTAAAAATCAATGAGAAAATTTCAGGGATAATATCAAATCTTAAAATTAAGATTGTGATAACGGTGATTAAATAAATAACAACCATAATAGGAACTAGTTTCCCTGCTACTTTACCAATACGTTTAATACCTCCAAAAATAACTACAGAAGTTATAATTGCTATTGAAATTCCCAAGAGAAATTTGGCTGTTTTTACATTCGATGATTTTACTTCAAATACATCAATTAATGTTTGTGTTAATTGATTTGCTTGAAATGCTGGAAGCGTTCCAATTAATCCTGCTAATGAGAAAAAGACAGCCAGTGGTTTCCATTTTTTTCCTAGTCCTTCAGTAATTACGTACATTGGTCCTCCTTTTACATTTTCCTCCTCATCTTTTCCACGATACATTACGGATAAACTACAAGTAAAAAATTTAGTTGCCATTCCTACAAAAGCACTTACCCACATCCAAAAAACAGCTCCCGGTCCTCCTGTTGCAATGGCGATAGCGACTCCACTAATATTACCCATTCCGACAGTTGCAGCAATAGCTGAAGACAAAGCTTCATAATGCGATAAATCTCCAGGTGAATCATGTTTATCATATTTTCCTCTTAGAATATTTATAGCATGCCCGAGATATC contains:
- a CDS encoding M50 family metallopeptidase, producing MISKKSDYTILIISVLIFLLLQLPYFVQIQYPFRLLGTWFHEMGHGLTALLVGGKFHYLEIYANGGGVAYSTVTNKFMSISLAKAFTAAGGLFGPAIAGSILIMAARSQKHAAILFRILTGVIGLSLIIWIRSYWGIIALSGFVVLFVIIMFLKNKKVETITVLFLGLQCILSTYLQLNYLFTKQFERNGQVLTSDTQNIAANTFGTYWLWGAIILLVSLLLLWKSIQFYFKK
- a CDS encoding Kelch repeat-containing protein gives rise to the protein MKNKLLLFCLLLTFQIVFGQHTITVLNSKSKEPIQYVHLKKKGKIYVTDKNGKVLIERIKSNDRIFLSHVEYYDRDVLFGEIVNKSVFLTEKDIKLSEVLITKKKNKELNFEKLPELEKGLHGFASVLYNNKIYVFGGDKSTLSDAMRMALQELSGMQDEIISINELIYRTNRRISYQGYSNKVRIYDIKNKRWSSLEKPVLKRAYHKAVLIDGKAYLLGGKKLAKNKSREYLINDIEVFNLKTNKLEKLIDSKQNGINQGVAKIDNSIILVGGSVKKLKKGRLKFSNNVSLYNTKEDKWYIIGKLPDPKETECIKVNDKLFMIGGKGTEKMNRITSFNLKNGKWEIEKVLPRSMKMPAIDKKGDLIYIFDKSFFYEFNTNTKGLKEYKIDLPYESSKMFLVDNKFYLLGGFVEDQYQVKPSKKMYTIDLNELNTTLYDEY
- the glpQ gene encoding glycerophosphodiester phosphodiesterase, which gives rise to MNCKTSTKESLKKQPMNSKIVVAHRGASGYLPEHTMEAKAMAYAMNPDFIEQDLVLSKDDVPMVIHDIYLDDVTDVAAKFPERKREDGRYYVIDFTFDELQSLHVSERFDPKTGEQFYPNRFPKGKGSFKLHSLQQEIELIQGLNKSTGKSIGIYPEIKNPDFHHKNGKDIAQITLEVLSEYGYTSKEDDCIFQCFDAKELERVRKELKSELFLVQLIEFPKETKQLDYFATYADGIGPWYKQVIDKKVNGKWQFTSLVEDAHKLGLKVHAYTFRADQLGDFSTFEEHVNTLLFEANIDGCFTDFPNKVIKILKR
- a CDS encoding HopJ type III effector protein → MTISEFKNKLQNEVATIDFKETIELIEGNYNFTPSAFKNGELENQSTENQGSCKVFSFAIQEGLSKEETLACFGQYYIEVVNDPKGIGHQNIRNFMKTGFEGLSFENEVLTEL
- the aspS gene encoding aspartate--tRNA ligase; the encoded protein is MYRSHSCGELRASHINTEVTLAGWVQKSRDKGFMIWVDLRDRYGITQLIFDEERTSKDLMEKAKTLGREFVIQVKGTVIERASKNPNIDTGDIEVLVSELNILNEAKLPPFTIEDETDGGEDIRMKYRYLDIRRNPVKNSLVFRHKVSMEVRKYLSDKGFIDVETPYLIKSTPEGARDFLVPSRMNAGQFYALPQSPQTFKQLLMVGGMDKYFQIVKCFRDEDLRADRQPEFTQIDCEMAFVEQEDILEIFEGMTRHLLKETNGVEVDKFPRMSFDDAMRLYGNDKPDIRFGMQFGELNEVAKHKEFKVFNEAELVVGIAVPGGASYTRKEIDKLIDWVKRPQVGALGMVYVKCNEDGSFKSSVDKFYDQEDLAKWAETTGAKAGDLICVLSGKTSKVRAQLSALRMELAERLGLRKPDEFAPLWVVDFPLLELDEETGHYHAMHHPFTSPKPGQIELLDTDPGAVKANAYDLVLNGNEIGGGSIRIHDKENQAIMFKHLGFSPEEAKEQFGFLMDAFEYGAPPHGGLAFGLDRLVAILGGQETIRDFIAFPKNNSGRDVMIDAPATIDKEQLQELSIQLNVQE
- a CDS encoding FMN-binding negative transcriptional regulator, with the translated sequence MYNVPNYKEDNVDELTSFINRYPLAFITGLDENGSFVGTHIPLIVENRNNEMFLVGHMMKQTDHYQAMFKNSRVLVVFNGPNGYVSASWGTIKSKGSTWNYMTIHVNGSVSFFEGDRLINLMRDFTLQHEKGDKNSPTIFDNLTDSYKDRLMPHITGFEIKVEKIEGVFKLSQDVNEATYLNIMKELEKKEGLDKLLGEEMKNRREQFFS
- a CDS encoding alanine/glycine:cation symporter family protein, whose protein sequence is MFLNFQDSVAQFSSWIWGVPLLILLIGGGLFLFIYSGLAPFRYLGHAINILRGKYDKHDSPGDLSHYEALSSAIAATVGMGNISGVAIAIATGGPGAVFWMWVSAFVGMATKFFTCSLSVMYRGKDEEENVKGGPMYVITEGLGKKWKPLAVFFSLAGLIGTLPAFQANQLTQTLIDVFEVKSSNVKTAKFLLGISIAIITSVVIFGGIKRIGKVAGKLVPIMVVIYLITVITILILRFDIIPEIFSLIFTDAFSGNAVMGGALGALIITGVKRAAFSNEAGIGTAPMMHGTAKTKEPIREGLVAMLGPAIDTLLVCTLTALAILTSGIWKNFKGNGISLTLSSFDAVLPYGMGSVILTICVLIFAFSTLFTYSFYGYSCLSFLTNSKIAKYYNYVYVATIVIASITELKFVISLIDSGYALMAIPTVISTLILAPKVKRAANDYFTRLKTE
- a CDS encoding OmpW family outer membrane protein, with translation MKYDNSFGFTLQTGFDYNLNDKWFLNLDVK
- a CDS encoding energy transducer TonB; the protein is MTLKKILILSLVFASNMVLVAQHDVCESSSLDDDLLMELNTIDKCLNDQEKVKASEPKVKTKRYLRTRTRRSYYHKLRKNIRSISSVKNKEPKKEVKIKNVYLGEVTNEPTLIIPEGKTKYSGNLRVVLEAYVEDNLEYPQVLEHNGIEGIVWTSFVIDTNGTVKNIVTLGPTNGKLLEKEAAKVIKELPKFTPGKIDGELVNVKHLMAIKFEMGK